In the genome of Panthera uncia isolate 11264 chromosome B3 unlocalized genomic scaffold, Puncia_PCG_1.0 HiC_scaffold_1, whole genome shotgun sequence, one region contains:
- the NUSAP1 gene encoding nucleolar and spindle-associated protein 1 isoform X4: MQLDMTVPSFEELDTFKYSDLQNLAKSLGLRANLRAGKLLKALKAHLQHEAKKENENQDGSQISASSCDEAEMQISSQEQAERLPVDHVTKMRRRRRTVHRNPDSQNQEKQENQKLRTVGEVPSPPDKSQGEENAVSSGKGNEDSKVPSEKKRPLYTDGFSKPGKNKRTVSTTPNFKKLHEAHFKEMESIDQYIERKKKHFEEHNSFNELKKPPVTKGKVATPVPLRGRLPVACTPTSQQRSQGAAGRSTLCGKGSTKRPVLSATKMNVRFSAATKDNEHKRSLTKTPARKSPHVTVSGSTPKGQAVLQTCKLKTTKGNSASVVTPFKLTTEAAQTPVSNKKPIFDLKASLSRPLNYEPHKGKLKPWGQSKENNSLKEHVNRVSFHKKTYKQPPLQTREEQRKQHEQKRKEKKAKVLGARRGLIMAED; encoded by the exons GCAGGCAAATTATTAAAAGCCTTGAAAGCCCACCTTCAACatgaagcaaaaaaagaaaatgagaatcag GATGGAAGTCAAATTTCTGCATCCTCTTGTGATGAGGCTGAGATGCAGATCAGCAGCCAGGAACAAGCTGAGAGGTTGCCAGTTGACCATGTCACCAAAATGAGGAGAAGGCGCAGGACAGTCCACAGAAACCCTGACTCCCAG AATCAAGAGAAGCAGGAAAACCAGAAACTCAGAACTGTTGGAGAAGTTCCTTCACCACCAGACAAGAGCCAAGGAGAGGAGAATGCAGTTTCCTCAGGAAAAG GTAATGAAGATTCAAAGGTTCCTTCGGAAAAAAAGAGGCCGCTCTACACAGATGGATTTTCCaaacctggaaaaaataaaagaactgtaaGCACTACTCCAA ACTTTAAGAAGCTTCATGAGGCTCATTTTAAGGAAATGGAGTCCATTGATCAATatattgagagaaaaaagaaacattttgaagaaCACAATTCATTTAATGAACTGAAG AAGCCTCCTGTCACTAAGGGAAAAGTGGCGACCCCAGTTCCTCTCAGGGGAAGACTCCCTGTGGCTTGTACTCCCACCAGCCAGCAACGCTCGCAGGGGGCCGCAGGCCGCAGCACCTTGTGCGGGAAGGGGTCCACCAAGCGTCCTGTTCTGTCAGCAACTAAAATGAACGTCAG GTTTTCAGCTGCTACCAAAGATAATGAGCATAAACGGTCACTGACCAAGACTCCAGCCAGGAAGTCTCCGCATGTGACTGTGTCTGGGAGTACCCCAAAAGGCCAGGCTGTGCTTCAGACATGCAAGCTGAAGACCACAAAGGGGAATTCTGCTTCTg TTGTTACCCCATTCAAGTTGACAACTGAAGCAGCACAGACTCCAGTCTCCAACAAGAAACCAATATTTGATCTCAAAGCAAGTCTGTCTCGTCCCCTCAACTACGAGCCACACAAAG GAAAACTGAAACCATGGGGACaatctaaagaaaataattctctgAAGGAGCATGTAAACAGAGTTAGCTTCCACAAGAAAACTTACAAACAACCTCCTCTCCAGACTAG GGAAGAACAACGGAAGCAACATGAGCAAAAAcgaaaggagaagaaagcaaaggTTTTGGGAGCTCGAAGAGGCCTCATTATGGCTGAAGATTAA
- the NUSAP1 gene encoding nucleolar and spindle-associated protein 1 isoform X1 — MQLDMTVPSFEELDTFKYSDLQNLAKSLGLRANLRAGKLLKALKAHLQHEAKKENENQDGSQISASSCDEAEMQISSQEQAERLPVDHVTKMRRRRRTVHRNPDSQDHSEIKISDPIEFQNQEKQENQKLRTVGEVPSPPDKSQGEENAVSSGKGRTDGNEDSKVPSEKKRPLYTDGFSKPGKNKRTVSTTPNFKKLHEAHFKEMESIDQYIERKKKHFEEHNSFNELKKPPVTKGKVATPVPLRGRLPVACTPTSQQRSQGAAGRSTLCGKGSTKRPVLSATKMNVRFSAATKDNEHKRSLTKTPARKSPHVTVSGSTPKGQAVLQTCKLKTTKGNSASVVTPFKLTTEAAQTPVSNKKPIFDLKASLSRPLNYEPHKGKLKPWGQSKENNSLKEHVNRVSFHKKTYKQPPLQTREEQRKQHEQKRKEKKAKVLGARRGLIMAED; from the exons GCAGGCAAATTATTAAAAGCCTTGAAAGCCCACCTTCAACatgaagcaaaaaaagaaaatgagaatcag GATGGAAGTCAAATTTCTGCATCCTCTTGTGATGAGGCTGAGATGCAGATCAGCAGCCAGGAACAAGCTGAGAGGTTGCCAGTTGACCATGTCACCAAAATGAGGAGAAGGCGCAGGACAGTCCACAGAAACCCTGACTCCCAG GATCATTCAGAGATAAAGATAAGTGATCCCATTGAATTCCAGAATCAAGAGAAGCAGGAAAACCAGAAACTCAGAACTGTTGGAGAAGTTCCTTCACCACCAGACAAGAGCCAAGGAGAGGAGAATGCAGTTTCCTCAGGAAAAGGTAGAACAGATG GTAATGAAGATTCAAAGGTTCCTTCGGAAAAAAAGAGGCCGCTCTACACAGATGGATTTTCCaaacctggaaaaaataaaagaactgtaaGCACTACTCCAA ACTTTAAGAAGCTTCATGAGGCTCATTTTAAGGAAATGGAGTCCATTGATCAATatattgagagaaaaaagaaacattttgaagaaCACAATTCATTTAATGAACTGAAG AAGCCTCCTGTCACTAAGGGAAAAGTGGCGACCCCAGTTCCTCTCAGGGGAAGACTCCCTGTGGCTTGTACTCCCACCAGCCAGCAACGCTCGCAGGGGGCCGCAGGCCGCAGCACCTTGTGCGGGAAGGGGTCCACCAAGCGTCCTGTTCTGTCAGCAACTAAAATGAACGTCAG GTTTTCAGCTGCTACCAAAGATAATGAGCATAAACGGTCACTGACCAAGACTCCAGCCAGGAAGTCTCCGCATGTGACTGTGTCTGGGAGTACCCCAAAAGGCCAGGCTGTGCTTCAGACATGCAAGCTGAAGACCACAAAGGGGAATTCTGCTTCTg TTGTTACCCCATTCAAGTTGACAACTGAAGCAGCACAGACTCCAGTCTCCAACAAGAAACCAATATTTGATCTCAAAGCAAGTCTGTCTCGTCCCCTCAACTACGAGCCACACAAAG GAAAACTGAAACCATGGGGACaatctaaagaaaataattctctgAAGGAGCATGTAAACAGAGTTAGCTTCCACAAGAAAACTTACAAACAACCTCCTCTCCAGACTAG GGAAGAACAACGGAAGCAACATGAGCAAAAAcgaaaggagaagaaagcaaaggTTTTGGGAGCTCGAAGAGGCCTCATTATGGCTGAAGATTAA
- the NUSAP1 gene encoding nucleolar and spindle-associated protein 1 isoform X3 gives MQLDMTVPSFEELDTFKYSDLQNLAKSLGLRANLRAGKLLKALKAHLQHEAKKENENQDGSQISASSCDEAEMQISSQEQAERLPVDHVTKMRRRRRTVHRNPDSQNQEKQENQKLRTVGEVPSPPDKSQGEENAVSSGKGRTDGNEDSKVPSEKKRPLYTDGFSKPGKNKRTVSTTPNFKKLHEAHFKEMESIDQYIERKKKHFEEHNSFNELKKPPVTKGKVATPVPLRGRLPVACTPTSQQRSQGAAGRSTLCGKGSTKRPVLSATKMNVRFSAATKDNEHKRSLTKTPARKSPHVTVSGSTPKGQAVLQTCKLKTTKGNSASVVTPFKLTTEAAQTPVSNKKPIFDLKASLSRPLNYEPHKGKLKPWGQSKENNSLKEHVNRVSFHKKTYKQPPLQTREEQRKQHEQKRKEKKAKVLGARRGLIMAED, from the exons GCAGGCAAATTATTAAAAGCCTTGAAAGCCCACCTTCAACatgaagcaaaaaaagaaaatgagaatcag GATGGAAGTCAAATTTCTGCATCCTCTTGTGATGAGGCTGAGATGCAGATCAGCAGCCAGGAACAAGCTGAGAGGTTGCCAGTTGACCATGTCACCAAAATGAGGAGAAGGCGCAGGACAGTCCACAGAAACCCTGACTCCCAG AATCAAGAGAAGCAGGAAAACCAGAAACTCAGAACTGTTGGAGAAGTTCCTTCACCACCAGACAAGAGCCAAGGAGAGGAGAATGCAGTTTCCTCAGGAAAAGGTAGAACAGATG GTAATGAAGATTCAAAGGTTCCTTCGGAAAAAAAGAGGCCGCTCTACACAGATGGATTTTCCaaacctggaaaaaataaaagaactgtaaGCACTACTCCAA ACTTTAAGAAGCTTCATGAGGCTCATTTTAAGGAAATGGAGTCCATTGATCAATatattgagagaaaaaagaaacattttgaagaaCACAATTCATTTAATGAACTGAAG AAGCCTCCTGTCACTAAGGGAAAAGTGGCGACCCCAGTTCCTCTCAGGGGAAGACTCCCTGTGGCTTGTACTCCCACCAGCCAGCAACGCTCGCAGGGGGCCGCAGGCCGCAGCACCTTGTGCGGGAAGGGGTCCACCAAGCGTCCTGTTCTGTCAGCAACTAAAATGAACGTCAG GTTTTCAGCTGCTACCAAAGATAATGAGCATAAACGGTCACTGACCAAGACTCCAGCCAGGAAGTCTCCGCATGTGACTGTGTCTGGGAGTACCCCAAAAGGCCAGGCTGTGCTTCAGACATGCAAGCTGAAGACCACAAAGGGGAATTCTGCTTCTg TTGTTACCCCATTCAAGTTGACAACTGAAGCAGCACAGACTCCAGTCTCCAACAAGAAACCAATATTTGATCTCAAAGCAAGTCTGTCTCGTCCCCTCAACTACGAGCCACACAAAG GAAAACTGAAACCATGGGGACaatctaaagaaaataattctctgAAGGAGCATGTAAACAGAGTTAGCTTCCACAAGAAAACTTACAAACAACCTCCTCTCCAGACTAG GGAAGAACAACGGAAGCAACATGAGCAAAAAcgaaaggagaagaaagcaaaggTTTTGGGAGCTCGAAGAGGCCTCATTATGGCTGAAGATTAA
- the NUSAP1 gene encoding nucleolar and spindle-associated protein 1 isoform X2 translates to MQLDMTVPSFEELDTFKYSDLQNLAKSLGLRANLRAGKLLKALKAHLQHEAKKENENQDGSQISASSCDEAEMQISSQEQAERLPVDHVTKMRRRRRTVHRNPDSQDHSEIKISDPIEFQNQEKQENQKLRTVGEVPSPPDKSQGEENAVSSGKGNEDSKVPSEKKRPLYTDGFSKPGKNKRTVSTTPNFKKLHEAHFKEMESIDQYIERKKKHFEEHNSFNELKKPPVTKGKVATPVPLRGRLPVACTPTSQQRSQGAAGRSTLCGKGSTKRPVLSATKMNVRFSAATKDNEHKRSLTKTPARKSPHVTVSGSTPKGQAVLQTCKLKTTKGNSASVVTPFKLTTEAAQTPVSNKKPIFDLKASLSRPLNYEPHKGKLKPWGQSKENNSLKEHVNRVSFHKKTYKQPPLQTREEQRKQHEQKRKEKKAKVLGARRGLIMAED, encoded by the exons GCAGGCAAATTATTAAAAGCCTTGAAAGCCCACCTTCAACatgaagcaaaaaaagaaaatgagaatcag GATGGAAGTCAAATTTCTGCATCCTCTTGTGATGAGGCTGAGATGCAGATCAGCAGCCAGGAACAAGCTGAGAGGTTGCCAGTTGACCATGTCACCAAAATGAGGAGAAGGCGCAGGACAGTCCACAGAAACCCTGACTCCCAG GATCATTCAGAGATAAAGATAAGTGATCCCATTGAATTCCAGAATCAAGAGAAGCAGGAAAACCAGAAACTCAGAACTGTTGGAGAAGTTCCTTCACCACCAGACAAGAGCCAAGGAGAGGAGAATGCAGTTTCCTCAGGAAAAG GTAATGAAGATTCAAAGGTTCCTTCGGAAAAAAAGAGGCCGCTCTACACAGATGGATTTTCCaaacctggaaaaaataaaagaactgtaaGCACTACTCCAA ACTTTAAGAAGCTTCATGAGGCTCATTTTAAGGAAATGGAGTCCATTGATCAATatattgagagaaaaaagaaacattttgaagaaCACAATTCATTTAATGAACTGAAG AAGCCTCCTGTCACTAAGGGAAAAGTGGCGACCCCAGTTCCTCTCAGGGGAAGACTCCCTGTGGCTTGTACTCCCACCAGCCAGCAACGCTCGCAGGGGGCCGCAGGCCGCAGCACCTTGTGCGGGAAGGGGTCCACCAAGCGTCCTGTTCTGTCAGCAACTAAAATGAACGTCAG GTTTTCAGCTGCTACCAAAGATAATGAGCATAAACGGTCACTGACCAAGACTCCAGCCAGGAAGTCTCCGCATGTGACTGTGTCTGGGAGTACCCCAAAAGGCCAGGCTGTGCTTCAGACATGCAAGCTGAAGACCACAAAGGGGAATTCTGCTTCTg TTGTTACCCCATTCAAGTTGACAACTGAAGCAGCACAGACTCCAGTCTCCAACAAGAAACCAATATTTGATCTCAAAGCAAGTCTGTCTCGTCCCCTCAACTACGAGCCACACAAAG GAAAACTGAAACCATGGGGACaatctaaagaaaataattctctgAAGGAGCATGTAAACAGAGTTAGCTTCCACAAGAAAACTTACAAACAACCTCCTCTCCAGACTAG GGAAGAACAACGGAAGCAACATGAGCAAAAAcgaaaggagaagaaagcaaaggTTTTGGGAGCTCGAAGAGGCCTCATTATGGCTGAAGATTAA
- the NUSAP1 gene encoding nucleolar and spindle-associated protein 1 isoform X5, translating into MQLDMTVPSFEELDTFKYSDLQNLAKSLGLRANLRAGKLLKALKAHLQHEAKKENENQNQEKQENQKLRTVGEVPSPPDKSQGEENAVSSGKGRTDGNEDSKVPSEKKRPLYTDGFSKPGKNKRTVSTTPNFKKLHEAHFKEMESIDQYIERKKKHFEEHNSFNELKKPPVTKGKVATPVPLRGRLPVACTPTSQQRSQGAAGRSTLCGKGSTKRPVLSATKMNVRFSAATKDNEHKRSLTKTPARKSPHVTVSGSTPKGQAVLQTCKLKTTKGNSASVVTPFKLTTEAAQTPVSNKKPIFDLKASLSRPLNYEPHKGKLKPWGQSKENNSLKEHVNRVSFHKKTYKQPPLQTREEQRKQHEQKRKEKKAKVLGARRGLIMAED; encoded by the exons GCAGGCAAATTATTAAAAGCCTTGAAAGCCCACCTTCAACatgaagcaaaaaaagaaaatgagaatcag AATCAAGAGAAGCAGGAAAACCAGAAACTCAGAACTGTTGGAGAAGTTCCTTCACCACCAGACAAGAGCCAAGGAGAGGAGAATGCAGTTTCCTCAGGAAAAGGTAGAACAGATG GTAATGAAGATTCAAAGGTTCCTTCGGAAAAAAAGAGGCCGCTCTACACAGATGGATTTTCCaaacctggaaaaaataaaagaactgtaaGCACTACTCCAA ACTTTAAGAAGCTTCATGAGGCTCATTTTAAGGAAATGGAGTCCATTGATCAATatattgagagaaaaaagaaacattttgaagaaCACAATTCATTTAATGAACTGAAG AAGCCTCCTGTCACTAAGGGAAAAGTGGCGACCCCAGTTCCTCTCAGGGGAAGACTCCCTGTGGCTTGTACTCCCACCAGCCAGCAACGCTCGCAGGGGGCCGCAGGCCGCAGCACCTTGTGCGGGAAGGGGTCCACCAAGCGTCCTGTTCTGTCAGCAACTAAAATGAACGTCAG GTTTTCAGCTGCTACCAAAGATAATGAGCATAAACGGTCACTGACCAAGACTCCAGCCAGGAAGTCTCCGCATGTGACTGTGTCTGGGAGTACCCCAAAAGGCCAGGCTGTGCTTCAGACATGCAAGCTGAAGACCACAAAGGGGAATTCTGCTTCTg TTGTTACCCCATTCAAGTTGACAACTGAAGCAGCACAGACTCCAGTCTCCAACAAGAAACCAATATTTGATCTCAAAGCAAGTCTGTCTCGTCCCCTCAACTACGAGCCACACAAAG GAAAACTGAAACCATGGGGACaatctaaagaaaataattctctgAAGGAGCATGTAAACAGAGTTAGCTTCCACAAGAAAACTTACAAACAACCTCCTCTCCAGACTAG GGAAGAACAACGGAAGCAACATGAGCAAAAAcgaaaggagaagaaagcaaaggTTTTGGGAGCTCGAAGAGGCCTCATTATGGCTGAAGATTAA